From Paenibacillus sp. V4I7, one genomic window encodes:
- a CDS encoding metallophosphoesterase, with protein MKNIRLNRRTFLKKSLIAVESLAILTGVSGLYGIFGERYWIQSTTVRLSYRRYPASFAGVRIVQFSDTHIGKYYSLEQMNKVVDLLQRQEPDIICFTGDLFDSRFGEVSDEVIPILSRLQAGMGKFAVLGNHDMRLDSSRVRDVLERSGFTVLVNESRSIERGNGRLQVVGIDEMLHGKPDLPFALQGVKQDDFVLLLAHEPDIADTSLNYPVDLQLSGHSHGGQIRIPLYGSIFTPELGQKYPIGLYTFEGSEFHVYTNRGIGTTLFPIRFNCRPEITVFVLETKLS; from the coding sequence GTGAAGAATATTCGCCTAAATCGCAGGACGTTTCTCAAAAAAAGTCTGATTGCGGTTGAATCCTTAGCCATATTAACGGGAGTTAGTGGATTATATGGCATCTTCGGTGAGCGGTATTGGATTCAGTCGACAACGGTTCGTCTTTCGTACCGTCGGTATCCTGCATCGTTTGCGGGCGTGCGTATTGTCCAATTCAGTGATACGCATATCGGCAAGTATTACAGTCTAGAACAGATGAACAAAGTGGTTGATCTGCTGCAGCGGCAAGAGCCTGACATCATCTGTTTTACAGGAGATTTATTTGATTCCAGATTCGGTGAAGTAAGTGACGAAGTGATTCCGATCTTATCGCGACTCCAAGCAGGAATGGGCAAATTCGCTGTGCTCGGTAATCATGATATGCGGCTAGATTCCAGTCGTGTAAGGGATGTACTTGAGCGATCCGGCTTTACCGTCTTAGTCAACGAAAGCCGATCTATTGAACGTGGGAATGGACGACTACAGGTCGTTGGTATAGATGAAATGCTCCACGGTAAACCGGATTTGCCATTCGCCTTGCAAGGTGTAAAGCAGGATGATTTCGTGCTTTTACTTGCGCATGAGCCAGATATCGCAGACACGTCGCTAAACTATCCAGTCGATCTGCAGCTCTCTGGACACAGCCATGGCGGACAGATTAGGATTCCATTGTACGGCAGTATATTTACGCCGGAACTAGGACAAAAGTACCCTATTGGCTTGTACACCTTTGAAGGAAGCGAGTTTCACGTCTACACGAACCGTGGAATT
- a CDS encoding anti-repressor SinI family protein, translating to MNRINQVDTEEFDKEWVNLIMSARKMGLTMEDIRAFLRSPFQPTTISLSTENDRFMSSKGFIQQSS from the coding sequence GTGAATCGGATAAACCAGGTGGATACCGAAGAGTTTGATAAGGAGTGGGTCAATCTTATTATGAGCGCGCGTAAGATGGGTCTTACGATGGAAGATATCCGCGCATTCCTAAGAAGCCCCTTCCAACCCACGACAATTTCACTTTCAACGGAAAACGATCGCTTCATGTCCTCAAAGGGATTCATTCAACAATCGTCCTAG